Genomic window (Vigna radiata var. radiata cultivar VC1973A chromosome 1, Vradiata_ver6, whole genome shotgun sequence):
tatattaaaaatatatattatatttatttatttgtaataaaatctaaaaaaattaattatatactatttagatgtatttaaataaaaagtcaacaaagttaaagaaaataaaaagacaaattgTTGACATGAATAAACGTGTAAATATTCTTAATGACAAACTTTTCACTACCACATATCCATCAAGACCCAAGTTTATGAACATTACGAGTGTGTGATGATAAAAATGCTAATCCTAAATcttaaactcaatttgaaaatataaaaacataagtGATTACCTAATCCTTGCAATAAcaaaaagtaaagtaattaagataattactcaattaattaattatccaaTCATATCTTAAGgttatattgttaaaaatacaaataaatatattacaaagatataaatttattacattacAAATAGAGGTATGAGTCTAGGTGATAATAttgtatgataataataataatattaaaaaatataataataatatatacatggtgcatatacattttttcttttcatttagatactgatctaaaaattaaaaaataacgagaaaaaagaagaagaaaaagaacttaaagttaaacatattttaaaataaataattatcaacCCTATacctaaatttaaaatatctattctataaaataatttttaattataatataaatttattaaaatatataaaaataatatatttaatgatcttatttttcatataataaataaaatcattatatatatatatatatatatatatattcatcacTCCCATCCTCCATTAATTGTgggtttataatttatttataaataaaaaatattaattatttaaccatttaaatctcaataaataaaatctaacgAGTTAAGAATGTTATCACTTATAAAAAGATTgtgaataatattttgaaattcttaaaCTAATGAACTTTTaaaagattgatttttttattgattttacttttctatCTGAACCTTATGTTTCTTatgaattttttcattaattttttgtaaatttaaatgtgtttgttTGAAAGTTGTACAATTTTatcaaatcttataaaaaaaaataaagtcttctaatttttctaatttttatgatataattaaaatttatcaaaatctaTTACAAAATCCTTATCATAATTTATATGGTAAAAATCGATATTGTTTTTAAGATTGAAAGAtaatctttgaaaaatattagatgTGAAAACCCAATATTGTCCAATTTTTCTAAGGAGAGTCGTCAGCCACCGTTGACAATCCAAATCTAGAACCCTATTTTGTTTGAAAGCGCGTCGTCCATACCGTGCGTGCACCTTCATACAGTGGatcttcacacacacacaatcaTTCAGTTCAGTAGATTATTTCTTAAATcgctatttatttatttgtatgatATTAGGGATTCGAACCCTCACTCTCGCACTCACATCGCTTCGCTCTTCAAAAAATCACAGCATGGCGCGTTCTTGTCCCAGTCCGTTACAACCTGCGGTGCTTTTGGGCGCTCCTTCTTTTCCCAACGCCATTGCTTGGTCTGACGAGAACCTCATTGCCGTTGCTTCCGGCCACCTCGTCACCATTCTTGTACTCAATCCAACCTTCACCAAGTTGAATGCGCTATTCactttcctttctctttgttCCATTGAATAAGTTTGttcctttgatttttctttcttattttcagAGACCTGACTTGCCTGTTGGTGGACCACGAGGCGTAATTAAAATCTTCCCAAGCCAGCCTCTTTGTGTAGGACTTGTAGAAAGACAAGGTACTGCCATTACTGCAACCTTCATTCTGAAAATCACTCGTTAATTAGTCGTTAGTGTTTTGCTTCGCTTGTTTAGTGCATTAGTTAGTTCGATGAGCTGTTTTGGCGTGTCTTATCTATGTTGAATGACTCAAATTAGTGTGTATAAGTGTAGCTAAGCATCACTTCATGAGCTTGTTTTTTAAGTTCAGTTAGtttcttttccaaatttaaTATGGTATAGAACTTATCCCAGTGGGTGTTGTGGGATTTATCTGGCCACCTGTAGATGTTCGGTCTTGCCTACTTTGTCTACTTTATGCTTGAGATGTTTAGTCCCTTAATTCGTGGTGTGTGTTGAAAATTTGACATGGGATTTATGAGCGGGGGCAACCGTCATCACATCAACTAGCTTTTGAGGTTGAATTAGATCTAAGTTGAAATTGTAAGCTGATATCAGAATGTATCCTAATGGTTATTATTGGACTGATGGGGCCACTGATTATCGGTCACTTGTAGATGTCCAGCTTTTCTGAACTTCAGGCAAGGGATATCCAGGCCTTGGCGTGAGGAGTTGTGTTAGAGATCTCTTGTTGACTAGTAATGTCGTCAAAATAATGCATATGAGTGGGGAGTCTTCCTCATTTATGAATTGATTGGGTTAAGTTAGCTAAAATCCCAAATTTTAAGATTATgcaacattattatttttagtgttgTGCCTATAGTTAAAATTTCACGTGATGATGTAGAATGTGAATGAGAAATTTTCACTGGCCTGTTACCAACCGCGTAGCATTAAGACATAACTTTTACATGTTGGAATTGATGTGCAGATTTACTATCTGGATGCCTCCTGCCAACGGCTTTGTATAGGGATGATAAGCCTGTGGTCCGATCAATATCATGGTCTCCGCTTGGCATGGCTGCTAATTCAGGGTATGGATTTCGGCTTTCTTGAATAATTTCATGTATCCTAGAACTAGAAGGCAATTATAGATTCAGTCCTTTTGGCACACGTTGAATTGGTCATGTAATTGTGGGATAGTTTGTCTCCAGGTACGACTTTTTGACAAGGTGATTCTACATTTTGAATCTCTGATTTTGCAGATGTAAAAGTCTCTTTGACACAGTGATTTTTGATTTCAAATATCTGATTTTATAGATTAGGGCTTCCTGGGATCATAGTTTACTTCTAGCAGCATCATATTTTGTTCATTCATGAAAAAATCAATATGATTTTATGGATTTTTAAAGATATACCTTGCTACAGGTGTTTGATCGCTGTTTGCACCTCTGAAGGACATGTGAAGATTTATCGTCCTCCTTTTTGTGATTACTGTGCTGAATGGATTGAGGTATGTATTATTGAGAAATTGTCAATATTTCTTCACAAATATTGTACATTTATGTAAATTATGctagtttttaaaattcatgTTGAGATACTTAGGTTTAATTGAATCTTGAACTTTTAAGCATTTCTTGAATTcccatgtttatgtcatatcaTACCTGTATTATATTGCTTGAGAttgaaactgtaaaataattcttgaGGGTTtaattgatccctctcataatcttctattcaTAAGCATAAATTGATACAAGTGTATATAATAATTAGGGTAAACCTAGgcacaatataattatgataaatagaGTAACCCttgatataatataatgatgataaatagaataaatatccAAACAATATTAAGTATTTGGGGTTCATTCTATTTTCCATATATTGATTTTGCTAtatgaagaaattaatattttgatgttATATGTGTAGACTGCTTTAAGTATAATATGCCGTTCTTATTTTGTTCAGGTTGTGGACATAACTAAAAGGCTGTATGAGAATCTTAAATGTACTGAGTTTCGATGTATAGGGATTGCCACATTGGATGTAAGTTATCTTATTCATTTTCTTGGACCTTGGTTgagtttctttttctaaatttccTTCTGGTGAATTAGTTAACAAGACAGGTTATACCTTTGATGCATTTTATTCTTATTCGTTATATCTATCAGATGCTTGTAGAAAAGCTAAGATAAGTTTATAACATTTGAAAGACAGTTTTAAATGACATATGTGGAGTGTGCATTAACTAGTTTTTGTTACTTAGATTATTTATGTACCTCGTCAAATGTGCATATACAGTTCAAGCATctgcattttatatattttcataaattttgctGTTTTGATGTTTGTGCAACGATCTTTATTGTGTCTAGAGATTCCAATGATGGACTTGTATTTCCATCAGGTTGTCAGCGTTAATATGCTTGTTCTAGCCCTACGGCAAATGCTAACTAGTGTGCAAAGACACGaatcaagcaaacaaaatagaaatattttatcaaaagagAGTACTtcaatgttttctattttaagtAATTGGATGTATTTAATGCTTCTTAACCATTGGCCTTAGGGCACTCGTTAGCAAAACCCTTTTCTTAAACAGAATTCCTTTGTTGTTTCTTACCAGATTCgtaaaaaagaaatagtaaaagatTACCACCAGAGGACTTGGTGTAAAACTTTACCAATATTTAGTTATCTATGCAGCATTTTCTCATGCAATTCGGGTTTAAGTTTGGTTAGAAACGATTTGGTTATGAGCCTTCTAAAAGATGACTATGCTTTGCATTTATTTGATTGTTAGTAGCCTAATATTAGATCATTCCTGCAGAAAAATGCATCAGATCAAATGGATTCTTTGTATAAACATAATGggaaattgttaaaagaaaagcCTGAGAACCACTCGCCCCTGATAAGTGCTGATCAATATGCTTCTCGTAGTGCAATGCTATGTTCCCTTGTTGTTTCATGGTCTCCCTTGCTGCATTTAGCATCTGAATATTATCCAGTTTGCGATTCTTTCAGTCTGCTTGCTGTTGGAGGGAAATCTGGTAAAATTTCTTTATGGAGGTTTCATCCACCAGTTTGTTATACTATTGACGACAAAGACATTCCAACTACTGTGAAGTTTGCTGGCCTCCTTCATGCACACAATTCTTGGGTTACTACTATAAGTTggttgttgtttgattttgatccTTCAAATCCTCAAATTTTATTAGTTTCTGGAAGCTCTGATGGGAGGTGAGTTTAAGCACGCTTGTGCAAGTATGTTATATCTATTCTCGGTCTGATTTCATCTCATTAAACGATTAATATGCATTTCTGGAACTTAGGagagattttttatttgtgCTTTATTTGCATCATTGTAGTGACAATGGGAGTTACCTTTCAGTAGAGTTGAGATTTAAGAGCTGGAGAAAAAATTTAAGAGCTTTATTTGCATCATTGTAATGACctggagaaaaaaattaagagctgagattttttttttttttttctgaatttgctTTAGCTTGTTTACCTTTCTGTAGAGTGATAttattgaatatagtaaaactagGTATAGgtttaatctcccttgtgtttaAAACACACATAGGGTAACATTTATAATGAGGAATGATATAAGTATATATGGCAACCAaacataaatatgataaatagaagatattgttaaaaacaatatcaactttatctaccaatatcaaacaatagCAAAAGTCTATGTTtctttaattaacataaaacgtaacatatctaacactccccctcaaacTGGTACATAtaaatcgtatgtaccaagcttgttacaaatataatcaattccgGGTTCCcttaaagacttagtgaaaatatctgttAACTAATCATTTGAGTTAACAAACTCAGTCTTGATGTCTCCAGATACAATCCTTTTTTTTCGaacaaaatgatagtcaatctcaatgtgtttggtcttTTCATGAAAGACCAGATTGAAAAGCCGCAtgattgtcacatataagtgtcattagagtgacatctccaaattgtaaCTCTCTAAGCAATTGCTTAAGCCACACAAGTTCACCTATGGATGAGGccataactttatattttgcTTCTGCACCAGATCTCgccacaacactttgtttcttgctcttCCAAGAAATCAAGTTACCATCAATGGAGACACAATTCCCAGAAGTAGATCTTTTATCAAAAAGAGATCCTGCCCAATCAACATCTGAATAACAAACAACTTTTGCATAGTTATTGGAACCACATAACAAACCTTTTCTTGGAGatcctttaatgtactttaatatatGGATTGCATTCCAATGATCTTCACATGGAAAATTGAGAAATTGGCTCACCACACTAATTGCAAAGGAAATGTTAGGATGAGTAATTGTAAGGTAGTTTAATTTCCCAACCAATCTTCTATATTGCTTAGGATTTGAAATAGGCTCCCCTAGTTTGGTAGGAGTTTGGTATTAGGATCCATGGGTGTGTAAACAGGTTTTGAATTCATTAACCtagtttcctccaaaatatcaaATGCATAATTCTtttgagatataacaataccaTGGTTGAATTGTGCTATCTCAATACCCAAGAAGTATCTGAGTTTGCCATGATCTTTGGTTTAAAAGTAGTGGCCAAAGTGTTGTTTCATCCAGGAGATACCATGGTGGTAACTGCCtgtaagaacaatgtcatcaacatatactatcaaATAGACATATCCAGTACTTGAGTGACGGTAAAAGACTGAATGATATGCCTCACTTCgagtcataccaaattgttgaagcATACTgctaaattttccaaaccaagcCCTAGGAGACTGTTTCAGGCCATATAAAATTTTGCGAAGATGACATACAAATCTAGAAGACGCCCCCTGAGCAACATATCCGAGatgttgctccatataaatttcttcccACAAATCTTCATTGaggaaagcatttttgacatccaGTTGATAAAGAGGCCATTGTTGAAGTGCAGCTATGTCCACAAATAAACGAACAAAAGTCATCTTTTCCACTAGAGAAAAAGTATCTCCATAACCCACAGGTCCCTGGATTGGAaccaggctctgataccatgttaagaaatgGATTTTAAGCCCAACTCAATCAAACAAAACtgatttgtaaggtgaggtttgcacccactcaTATACTCTATACTGATcatatctctagtcgatgtgggacttccaacgcACCCCCCTCGCGTCGAGGTATATAATTATGGTACGTGGGACTAGACACTAATAGGTGGTCTGATAACGGTCCCATAAAGGGTGGAACATTATgtctaacaaacaacaaatatcccTATAGCGGGTGACACAATAGGTCAAACAAATAAGTTATCTCACTAGGATAGATTCTAAACCATTGCTTTGATACCATATTGAATATTGTAAAACTAGGTAtaggattaatctcccttgtgtctAAAACACACATAAggtaacatatatataatgaagAATGATACCAGTATATATGACAACCAAATATAAGTATGGAATATAAATATGGTAAATAGAAGATATTGTTAaaagcaatatcaacaatatataccaatatcaaacaatagCAAAAGTCTATGTTtacttaattaacataaaacacaatatatttaacaatttgtaataataatgattacaaaagaaaataatcatagaCATTCTTATTTCCAACACTCCTCTCAAGTTGGAGAATAGATGGTTTCTATTCCCAACTTCCACATAActctttcaaaatttgaattgcACACTCCTTTGGTAAGATTTTCTGCAACTTGACCTTTTGAAGCTTTGAGGGTACGAATGGAGTACAAATCAAACCACCTCGAAGCTTTTTGTAGTCAGCTAAGAACAATAGCTAAGCTTCTTggaaaagtaataataattaagttttacttTTTCCAACAATCTAGTCAAATTTCATATGGTTTCtccttatttatataatattcacTTTGGTATTAGCAATGTTGGCACCAACACACAGGAAAGAGGTACTTTCAAAATTTCAGATGACAATGTGTAGAGTGCAACCATTTCTGGCCTATTAGAATTCAAACGTGTTCTTAGGACGCACAAATATAAACCTTTTACATGCTATGTACATTGCATGGACTTGAAACCTGTCACATtaacctaaaactaaaattattttattagactgAAGTTGAAAACATGTCTTTCATTTTTGCCATTCATCCATTTTAAGTGTTCAATCTTTCTAAATCTTAGTTCTCTCgtgaaaatagatattttttattttattttaatgccTCTTCTCGGAAGAAACTGAACATGTCTCCATTAGGAAAAGGTAGGGAAAGACTCCATGATGTTTGATTTGTCAGCTAAGTCACTCACTGTTTACCATCTTATGCTTACAAGATCAAAAGCTATAGATTAATCCCTAGAGAAGTGCACtgtcaaacattttattttcatattattcatTCAAGAATCTTGTATTGGCATATTCCTGTACACTTCCCTTGTACTCCAATTGGATTGACCGTTTTGTAGGATTTTACATTTTGTTACTAGCATCTTAATTTAGCTGAAAGTATCACATGTTTTCTTTGCAGTGTGAAGATTTGGTTGGCTGACAATGACAAATTGCTGAAATTGTCCAAAATGGATCAAACTTCCTTCTCGCTATTGAAGGAGGTACTTGCTACTCATTTTCTGTATCACTTTTCATTTCCCTCAGCTTTTTCTGAATAATTCGTAAGTGCATCTTTGAATTCCTAAATAGGTTATGACACTCAATGCTGTCCCAGTTTCTGTACTCTCAGTAACTGTGCATGTTCAATACCCTTCGAAGATTCTTTTAGCCATTGGCAAAGTTTCTGGTTCATTTGAAATATGGCTATTCGACATATCTTCAAGGGAATTTGATAAGCTTGGCTCATATTATGCTCATGATTATGTCGTAAGTTTTTcccctctttttcttttggagtTAGTTGAAAAGAAAAGCAGGGCATCCTCTGATCTCTACATTTTTTAATTCCTTTAGGTTACAGGTTTGACCTGGGCATTCGGTGGAAGATTTTTGTACAGCTGTAGCCAGGttataatctttttcttaagTGATTTGACTATTTTTGTATACGttcaatttttatgattttggcagaaaagaaatatcatacTTACGTGGACATAAAATACATTGCATGATCCATACCAAGTTTCTTCAGCATTTGTATCTTCGTTTCTACCAATTACATTCATGATTTTCATTTCCATGATTAAACATGATTTGATAATTGTGTAGATTATATGGATTACAGTTGGATCCCTGCACATtagaaagataaaagagaaagggaATCATAGAAAGACAGAATTTGAAAAGTTACTTAATTTGtgatatttgtattttggaatTAAATCATATGGGATCTGACTGCATAAGTGCCTATTTACAGTCGAAAGGCAGTTGTCAAATCTGTTATTCTCTGAAGTCTGTTACAGAAGGTTCTAGAACCTTAGAACTATATAATTAACTGTGAGATTTAAATAACATCTCCAGAGGCATGTTAGGGCAATGTATTTGTTAAAGATAtgataattacattaaataggGAAATATGATATGATTTATTACATTAAACGGAAAATATGATATGATTTGATTACACCTGTAGAGAAATATTTGCAAATACTTCTCATTATTAACTATTGATTTTATTCCTTATCAATGTAtatcttcttcattataaataaaaatacttgtgttaCATAATTATAGCAGTACTGTACACTGTACACGGAATTCATCTTATACTTTCTCGGTCTCTCTTTTCTCAACAtctcaattataatattttcagaGACAAATTTTACCTTTTGAATGAATACTTGTCCATTATGATAGACGGCGTAGCCTACAAATATGCATCTATTTTAGCAAAGGGGCGTTTTATTTGGATTATAGGGTctgagaaatgaaaataaagtgcAAAAAGACCCTTAAGAATGTGTAGAAAGGGCAGTCTGTTAATAAAACTGCAGTGAAAAAGGCGTGGTCCTTGAACTGTAAGCGAAGCTTGGCATGAGCCAGGAATACGAGACCGGTTTCTACTATATGCATGTGTTTCATTTCTTCTGACTCATTAAAGATGAGTGCTAGGACAATTGAGTCTTTGTACGATTTCCAAAATGGAcagaaaagagataaaactcCCTCATCTGAATTTGTTTGAATGGCTGAAGTTTAGTGTTAACTACAATTCAACTGTAGACTTAAACTACCAAAATAATTGAAGTGTGttagatttttgttttgaaatataagtTTGCATTTGAAAAACGATAGTAGCCACTAGATGGTTCACCTCATAAATCAGCATTAGCCATTTCAAGAGGAACAACTAGACTGTAGTTGAAGCAATAGAACCTTAAATTCTTATTCTATTTCATGGTTTCAATCAACTAGTTAGTTTTCATACTGAAGAAAAAATTTGATACCAAGAATGATTAATTTTCTGCATATGTTAACTGGAGAGCTTGAAAGCAAGattagttaattatattatgCATTGAGCTTTGTACAGTTTAAAATACATTCACCAAGATTagtcttttcaatttttatttttttttgtgcttttaaTGTGTATTGATTAGATGTATTTGTAATGGATGGATTATTATTTGAACGTTGATAGGATAATTTAGTGCAGAGCTGGATTTTGCGTGAGAATCATCTTGATGAAGTAACTCTCAATTCTGATATGCCCCGTGACAGCTCAATTAATGTATGTTACTGTTATCTTTATAGCTACTGTTTCCTTTTGAGTACGATCTTTTTTTCCCTACtaaattatacttatttttcctttcagatTTCGAGAGATGCATTTGATTCATGTTTTGGTGTAGCAGTGTCCCCTGGAAATCTTGTCATTGCTACTGTATGTTTTTTTNTTTCGTTCAGATTTTGCTATTGTACATCAATCCTTGACATATTCGTATTCTTTAAATGCATCAAAATGATGTGGTTCTTAAATACTCAGATAGTGTGTATTATATGCCCTAATGTCTAGGAAATTAAAGAAGAGTATAAGTTCACTAAGTTTACCCGTGGTCAATCCCCTGAGCTTTTCACCATGGGTGGGATTGGgctataaatgaatatttttaagcaTATGTGGAGTGAAAGGGCTTATGGGGGTCTTttgttaatgtattttattatgtcTTTATTAATCTTGATTAGATTATTTTCTACCTTTAATATATTGCTGTTAGGATTTATCAGCAATTCTTTCTTGTAAATACGAAATCTCCTATAGTCCTTCCCTTTATTGCATATCTCTTGTAATCTCCcgtattaatgtaaaaatattccATGCTGCCTATTTAAGAAAAGAGGACTGCAAAATACAAACAAGTTTTCTAAGCAAAGAAATCATGTCATATACTATGCTCTCTCTTGCCTTGATATTTtgacatggtatcagagcttggtCTCTTAATCGTGGTATTTTCTTGGGTTCTAGTGTGTTTCTTGTGAATATCTTGGGGTTGGAGTAAAACACCTCCTGTTGATGGTATCTTCATTTTGTCTTGATCCTAAAAGTTTTGTGAGTTCGTTGCACCGCAAATACAGGATCTGGAACCTACCCTCCTTCTCCATACATAGCACTCACAAGTTCTTGAGATTGGTGTTGTCTACTCAGCTGAGTGAGCTCCTTCACAAATTGTGGAACGCTTCAAGCTTGGTTTTGTGTATGAAAGACGTCGTCCTCATCCTCTTGGTACCTTTCATGATGATGCTCCAACACTTGATCCTGACCCACCTCCTGTTTGTTCTACCTCTTTGCTGGTCCACTCTGTTTCTTTATCAACTACCTTGTCTTCTATTTCTATTCCTTCTAGTTATACTTATACGTATCCGAGTATAGAACGTAACGAAATCAccctctcacacactcaaaagaataataaagaaTGGAATAGAACAAATAACTAATGGTAATATCTGAGTAAACACAAGTAAACAATAACTGGGAGCATAACTTCTTTTATTCATCcaataattgggagcataacctccatCATCAATTATCCTGGAACATGACCTCCTTTACAAAACTCACAAATCAAAAGCATACCTCTAACCCTAGACTcttcctttatttatactaattatttcccgTCCATACTATGTTAAATCTTTCTCTAAAATATtactctaaataaaatatttccctATAATATATctacatttaatataaatatctcaCCATATATTATCCTAGCATATacccttaattataaatatcttatattaaatatttccctggaatatatatttatttactctaattaacNNNNNNNNNNNNNNNNNNNNNNNNNNNNNNNNNNNNNNNNNNNNNNNNNNNNNNNNNNNNNNNNNNNNNNNNNNNNNNNNNNNNNNNNNNNNNNNNNNNNNNNNNNNNNNNNNNNNNNNNNNNNNNNNNNNNNNNNNNNNNNNNNNNNNNNNNNNNNNNNNNNNNNNNNNNNNNNNNNNNNNNNNNNNNNNNNNNNNNNNNNNNNNNNNNNNNNNNNNNNNNNNNNNNNNNNNNNNNNNNNNNNNNNNNNNNNNNNNNNNNNNNNNNNNNNNNNNNNNNNNNNNNNNNNNNNNNNNNNNNNNNNNNNNNNNNNNNNNNNNNNNNNNNNNNNNNNNNNNNNNNNNNNNNNNNNNNNNNNNNNNNNNNNNNNNNNNNNNNNNNNNNNNNNNNNNNNNNNNNNNNNNNNNNNNNNNNNNNNNNNNNNNNNNNNNNNNNNNNNNNNNNNNNNNNNNNNNNNNNNNNNNNNNNNNNNNNNNNNNNNNNNNNNNNNNNNNNNNNNNNNNNNNNNNNNNNNNNNNNNNNNNNNNNNNNNNNNNNNNNNNNNNNNNNNNNNNNNNNNNNNNNNNNNNNNNNNNNNNNNNNNNNNNNNNNNNNNNNNNNNNNNNNNNNNNNNNNNNNNNccttaattataaatatcttatattaaatatttccctggaatatatatttatttactctaattaacctatactatatttatttactctaattaacttataccgAATATCCTCCCACCTTATACCCTAACATATACCCAAGCTATGGAACATGAATGTTGGAGAAAGGCAATGCAAGAAGAACTCCAGGCACTTCAAGAAAATCACACGTGGGACATTGTGTCTTGTCCTTCCATGATCAAACTTATTGGAAGTACATGGGTTTTCTCTGTCAAGCTTCGATTTGAGGGCTCTTTAGATCGTTATAAAGCTTGATTAGTAGCTCTTGGTAATAGACAAGAGTATGGGATTGATTATAAGGAGACATGTGCTCCTATTGCCAAGATGACTACAATTCGATGACTACAACTTGGACAATCCTTGCTCTTGCTTCTTCTCAATCTTGGCCATTGCATCGAATGGATGTGAAGAATGTCTTTCTTCACGGTGATCTCAGAAGAAATCTACATGAAACTTCCTTCTGGTATGCTTACTTCTTTTACTGATATTTGTAAACTACAACTTTCCTTGTATGGGCCTAAACTAGGCTCCTTGGGTTTGGTTTGAGAAGTTTCGTACTACTATACTTCAGGTCTCCTTCACTTAGAGTCAATATGATTATTGTCTCTTCTTTCACAAGTCTCCCACTATATAGTTCTCCTTTTGATTTATGTGGATGATCTCATCATTATGGGAACTG
Coding sequences:
- the LOC106771179 gene encoding uncharacterized protein LOC106771179 isoform X2 translates to MLAFTSCRHYSFSPSVHLAVVGDGQSISVVREMLFGRCGLGTLELRLSMARSCPSPLQPAVLLGAPSFPNAIAWSDENLIAVASGHLVTILRPDLPVGGPRGVIKIFPSQPLCVGLVERQDLLSGCLLPTALYRDDKPVVRSISWSPLGMAANSGCLIAVCTSEGHVKIYRPPFCDYCAEWIEVVDITKRLYENLKCTEFRCIGIATLDKNASDQMDSLYKHNGKLLKEKPENHSPLISADQYASRSAMLCSLVVSWSPLLHLASEYYPVCDSFSLLAVGGKSGKISLWRFHPPVCYTIDDKDIPTTVKFAGLLHAHNSWVTTISWLLFDFDPSNPQILLVSGSSDGSVKIWLADNDKLLKLSKMDQTSFSLLKEVMTLNAVPVSVLSVTVHVQYPSKILLAIGKVSGSFEIWLFDISSREFDKLGSYYAHDYVVTGLTWAFGGRFLYSCSQDNLVQSWILRENHLDEVTLNSDMPRDSSINISRDAFDSCFGVAVSPGNLVIATVHCFDVEKLNRMYEGRVLRAAIDYFWIGGLQMEVQLKSPFSCCIEGNSSYLEKELIYWGTNIIWSLNQYQCHDKPLVLWDIITALLAFKDHNSKYAEHIIIKWIASSFLQLDMDLPSEKVLSFVCSRFSEIPCRLLHLFNIICRRVILAELDADQITGLTRKVEKLERVCPAMEKDITKWTEILLSSERELRKRLVGFSFSIFRTSMSNPETSSQHGCWYPVGLAQMEQWIASDQKHLGDQLKAIVSEVSQKKRFLANRCSAVETCSFCSASVPFESPEFGFCQCENSSDDVKPHRLLRCVVCMQVCPITPLWYCVCCHRAGFRLAPEPLFRMSSFHVDSESFIKSSSQAVSSKPFCPFCGILLQRQQPDFLLCPRPV
- the LOC106771179 gene encoding uncharacterized protein LOC106771179 isoform X1, whose protein sequence is MYHQNEASSTFVTHLLTMLYTLWTPAASEIMQHKLVFIETQDVVETTLAFDNYRKACDCGRGAIFFSVASMARSCPSPLQPAVLLGAPSFPNAIAWSDENLIAVASGHLVTILRPDLPVGGPRGVIKIFPSQPLCVGLVERQDLLSGCLLPTALYRDDKPVVRSISWSPLGMAANSGCLIAVCTSEGHVKIYRPPFCDYCAEWIEVVDITKRLYENLKCTEFRCIGIATLDKNASDQMDSLYKHNGKLLKEKPENHSPLISADQYASRSAMLCSLVVSWSPLLHLASEYYPVCDSFSLLAVGGKSGKISLWRFHPPVCYTIDDKDIPTTVKFAGLLHAHNSWVTTISWLLFDFDPSNPQILLVSGSSDGSVKIWLADNDKLLKLSKMDQTSFSLLKEVMTLNAVPVSVLSVTVHVQYPSKILLAIGKVSGSFEIWLFDISSREFDKLGSYYAHDYVVTGLTWAFGGRFLYSCSQSWILRENHLDEVTLNSDMPRDSSINISRDAFDSCFGVAVSPGNLVIATVHCFDVEKLNRMYEGRVLRAAIDYFWIGGLQMEVQLKSPFSCCIEGNSSYLEKELIYWGTNIIWSLNQYQCHDKPLVLWDIITALLAFKDHNSKYAEHIIIKWIASSFLQLDMDLPSEKVLSFVCSRFSEIPCRLLHLFNIICRRVILAELDADQITGLTRKVEKLERVCPAMEKDITKWTEILLSSERELRKRLVGFSFSIFRTSMSNPETSSQHGCWYPVGLAQMEQWIASDQKHLGDQLKAIVSEVSQKKRFLANRCSAVETCSFCSASVPFESPEFGFCQCENSSDDVKPHRLLRCVVCMQVCPITPLWYCVCCHRAGFRLAPEPLFRMSSFHVDSESFIKSSSQAVSSKPFCPFCGILLQRQQPDFLLCPRPV